In Amyelois transitella isolate CPQ chromosome 3, ilAmyTran1.1, whole genome shotgun sequence, a single genomic region encodes these proteins:
- the LOC106129798 gene encoding proteasome inhibitor PI31 subunit: MAADPLYGWDLTYKTVEKDIKKKSDVLVTFIHWNLTKRGFRTIGIGDERTLTGDEDKSELLPTGWNDNENYTLRYVLDGKLYILHGLNTDGNLIINLMRSEDLQVSNIALKTDDTVKEMSGPISKMIPDHKDLMFNIKRDLVDTITSKPTTSTETQTTRVESNNRMPPDDPLRVPRPQPNVQPDTHPWDMPPSPLRVGRSDLDPFAPGGGGMLFNPFGPDRRMPDDPGMGIPGGLPRGSVPPGARFDPFGPPGVGPRPGRRPPPPDADHLPPPGFNDNMFM; the protein is encoded by the exons ATGGCTGCAGATCCGCTGTACGGCTGGGATCTtacatataaaacagtagaaaAAGATATCAAAAAGAAGTCTGATGTGCTTGTCACGTTTATTCATTGGAATCTTACAAAGAGAGGATTTCGAACTATTGGTATAGGAGATGAG CGAACATTAACGGGAGATGAAGATAAGAGTGAACTGTTGCCTACAGGATGGAATGACAATGAGAATTACACATTGAGATATGTCCTTGATGGCAAGCTTTACATCCTGCATGGGTTGAACACTGATGGCAATTTGATCATTAACTTAATG AGGTCTGAAGATTTGCAAGTTTCAAACATTGCTCTAAAAACTGATGACACGGTTAAGGAAATGAGCGGGCCTATAAGCAAGATGATACCAGATCACAAAGATTTGATGTTCAACATCAAAAGAGATCTCGTAGATACTATCACTTCAAAACCAACTACGTCAACAGAAACGCAAACAACTAGAG TTGAATCAAACAATAGAATGCCACCAGATGACCCCCTGAGAGTTCCCAGACCTCAGCCAAATGTCCAGCCAGATACACATCcatg GGATATGCCGCCGTCTCCTCTTCGTGTGGGTCGGTCCGATTTAGACCCGTTTGCGCCCGGCGGCGGAGGCATGTTGTTCAACCCGTTTGGACCCGATCGGAGAATGCCTGATGATCCTGGCATGGGGATCCCTGGAGGATTGCCCAG AGGATCAGTGCCACCCGGTGCCCGTTTCGACCCATTTGGACCGCCCGGAGTGGGCCCTAGGCCCGGCCGCCGCCCTCCTCCGCCTGATGCGGACCATCTCCCACCTCCAGGCTTCAACGACAATATGTTCATGTAG